A window from Hemicordylus capensis ecotype Gifberg chromosome 2, rHemCap1.1.pri, whole genome shotgun sequence encodes these proteins:
- the MOCS2 gene encoding molybdopterin synthase catalytic subunit, whose translation MNESEEEPKDLITLKYEKLSADEISALVTSPCCGAVTLFIGTTRNNFEGRKVVQLEYEAYAPMAEEEIKKICMDIRLKWPSVKHIAMHHRLGVVPISEASVMVAVSSPHRAESLEAVQYGINTLKATVPIWKKEVYGDEYCWKENKECFWTKREK comes from the exons ATGAATGAAAGTGAGGAAGAGCCCAAGGACTTGATAACACTGAAATATGAGAAGCTCTCTGCAGATGAAATCTCAGCCTTGGTGACTTCTCCTTGCTGTGGGGCTGTGACCCTGTTCATTG gcacaACAAGGAATAACTTTGAGGGAAGAAAAGTTGTACAATTGGAATATGAAGCATATGCACCCATGGCAGAGGAAGAAATAAAGAAAATCTGCATGGATATTAGGCTGAAATGGCCTTCAGTCAAACACATAGCAATGCATCATAGACTTGG TGTGGTTCCCATTAGTGAAGCGAGTGTGATGGTAGCAGTCTCTTCCCCACACCGAGCAGAGTCCCTCGAAGCTGTACAATATGGCATCAATACTTTAAAAGCAACAGTCCCTATATGGAAAAAG GAGGTCTATGGAGACGAATATTGTTGGAAAGAGAACAAGGAGTGCTTTTGGAccaagagagaaaaataa
- the LOC128344965 gene encoding molybdopterin synthase sulfur carrier subunit-like, with translation MSCEVVVLYFARSAELAAVRTETISVPQQITSLQLWEEIVTRHPRLATIQDQVIFAVRQEYVLLGNHLLLLHSGDEVAVIPPISGG, from the exons ATGAGTTGCGAG GTGGTAGTGCTGTACTTTGCAAGAAGTGCCGAATTAGCTGCTGTCCGCACGGAGACCATTTCCGTGCCCCAACAGATAACCtcgctgcagctgtgggaagaaaTTGTGACGAGACATCCAAG GCTTGCTACTATACAGGATCAAGTCATCTTTGCTGTCCGCCAGGAATACGTGCTCCTAGGGAATCATCTGCTGCTCCTGCACTCGGGTGACGAAGTTGCCGTTATTCCACCTATTAGTGGGGGTTAG